The Lycium barbarum isolate Lr01 chromosome 4, ASM1917538v2, whole genome shotgun sequence nucleotide sequence CCCCTTTCTTATTCTTAAAAATCGTTTCGTATTCGAAATCCACCAAATAACTCAAATTCATGTTGCATAAACCTTATATAGAGGTAATATTCTGTACCAAAAATTTCACAATTCTACTTCATTGTCTTCTATATAAATGCCGTTGAGTTGGACTTATTCTCTAACTACGATGTATTAGTTCATTAGTTATTTCCAAATTATCTTTAGAAAAAGAATGTGGTTTCGACCTTATAGTCTAGCTAGTGGCGTTCGATGTTCGATTATTGATAGTACACAAGAGGCTTTTTTTTCCTCCCAAGTCTCCACTAGAACACATATATAACAAGTGGACATATTAATTAATAGAAAAAAATATGCCAAGTGGATAATTAAATGAATACTTAATGTGCATCTACAGTCAAAAGTCAAGAAAATGGGGTTAAGGATATAGGTGGGTGCGGCCTTTACGTTGCTTGGTGGTTCATTAATTATTGATTACTATATTTTCAAAAGAATATTCTTTTCTGAAGTAATTCTGTTGTTTCATCTTAATATGTACAAGATTAAGTCATTTCATTCCATCAATTTATGTTGGGCGAAATCAATCATTAGTTCAGTTGGGGTAAACACTTATCAATCCGTATATACATCAAATCAATAAATATATGTCATGAATTAAAATATACATAATtatttaatcatgattaattaaaatatttaaccaCTTTATTAAACTAACTAATTATAATAAGTTGTATTGATTTGATGTGAATCCTCGATGGCAATAAATATTTACTATTGATTTGGTGTAAAGTAAAGAATGAGCGTAGTGATTCTCTCATAGCCAATGAGGCATTGACACAATAATATAATGGAACAGAGACAAATATTACTCGGTCGTTTCAATTTTATGTGGCATAATTTAATTAAAGatgaagtttaaaaaagaaagaaacatttatgaaatttgtGATCTTAAATATGTCTTGAGATTTTTGTACCTCTAAAAGCATATTGTTAGAGGTAAAAAGTGAAATTTCTGATCTTAAATATGTCATGAGATTAAGAACATATCGTTATAGGTAAAAAGCGAAGTTTTTACACGGAGGTCAAAAATTTATTAAGTGAGAATTGATCCCTAATCCTATAGGTAAATAACTCAActttcaaccaagtgcaccatttaaCATTTTTGTAACATGGGTTCCAGCAGATAAtattatactaattttagaaatatatacataaaatacctaatTTCACGGAGAGACTATGGGTTCACGTGCTCCAAAATTAGTACCTAAAATCGCCCCTGttttacacacacatatattcatTTCTTTTTTGATAGATTAATAAAGAAATAGTGCAATAATATACACTGAAATGAATAATATtattccctccatttcaatttatatgaacctatttgactgggcacgacatttaagaaagagggaagacttttgaaacttgtggttcaaaataagccttgaaaatttgtgtagctgtaaatcattcataaagtgaatttattttcaaattaggaaagagatcattcattttggcatagattaaaaagaaaatatattcaaataaattgaaacagaacAACGGAGTATTAATCTTTTTCCTATTGTGTAATTTGCTTAATTTCAGGAGTTTGCTGCATAGAATTCAAGTAGCACGTGCAGCATGTCCCATTCAGTTAGTTCTTACTTAAAAATGTTCTAATAGCCGcctataaataaatattttcaaCTATCGAATATTGACCTTAAATTAAAGTGCTCCTACTACTTTATCTTATCCCTACCATTTTATATTCTCAACATCCGGGTCCTGCTCTAGAATGTATTTATAACTACTGTTATTTTATCTGTCTGTTCCCGATAATTAATTCTCATTGACAACGTCTAATAAGAAGCATCGAGTTAATAGTAATAAATCGCGTTTGACGATAATTAATTCTCATTGACAACGTCTAATAAGAAGCATCGAGTTAATAGTAATAAATCGCGTTTGAAGAGGCTTATTTACAGAACAACGTGAAATAATATTCTAGGCGATAAATTTAATTAATAGAAGTTAAAAGCAAAAACTTCACCTTTACCATAATTAGCCAGGACATTATCAATACTTTTTTGTTGGTTTATTGATCTAAGGCTTAAGACTTCACtaaaagttaaaaagaaaaacaacataaaaacaatTATCCAAATGCACTGTCGATTTCATAAAAATCAAGACAAAAGTACATGTGATGATGTGACTCTTATTCAGGTCTTAGGCTTATTACGGCAAATATCACTTGACCACTTCAAGCAACATAAACAGAGTATAGAAACTCAAATTTACTTAGCCACTTCATCACTTCCAGGCATCTCCAAGGGGAAATTTGGGCCAGTAACACCATTAGGACAAAAGACAACCCTATAATTTGTACTACCGCTAGGGCAAGTAAAAGTGCTTGAAGGATCATCTTGTGGGTAGCTATAGGCATCAGGGCATCTTTTCTTGAAAAATTTTGACTCGTTTGTAGGACCGCATGGACCTTGGGTGCAACAATATTTTTGTCCTCCGAAAGTGGTACAAGGGTTGTTGCATCCTCCAGGAACCTTAAGGGCACGAGGGCATTCACCATTTATATTAGCCGTGCAATGAATTGCGTGACATTTCCCACCACTAGGGTTGGTCGGGGCAAAAGTCATGGGAATGTTGAATCCATCAACTAAAGAAATGTCCCAGAAATCTAGGTTGCTGAACTGGTCCAAGGCGTATTCGGCCAAGGTGTTTGGGGGTTTACCCCACCCAGTGCACTGTAGGACCCCACCGCAATCACCGGTCTGGCACGAACCCCTACCTGCAGCATTAAAGTTACATCCGGTTCGGCCCCATATACGTGCCATCTTAGTGCCCCTCGGGGCATTGATCACCCAAGTCTGGCCCCGATTGAGACGTCGACCACCACCTATCGGGGTCGATGCTGCCCAGACTGTGTACGGACAGTTATTTCGGACCTCGATAGTGGCAGCATGAGTATAAGTCACAAAAGCAAGgaggaagaaaacaaaagaagatcTCAAGTTGGCCATGTTTgtggacaattttttttaacaagtTGTTGGATATAGTGACAACTTATTTGATGGTTTATATAGGGGTATGGCGGCTTTTGGTAACATGAACATTAATCCATGTATATCAATATCAGACTTGACTAAGTAAACGAATAATATTAAAATATGCTTGGTTAAAGGTTGAGGTGGCAAAATGTATAAGAGCCGCCtaataataaattattttatgaatATAGAAGTCAATTATGTTTGGTGATAACGCTTACCTATTACTATAAGCTATGTAACGTGATGACGGGACTTTTTCTCGAAACTAAATAAAAAGAAGCAACCCTTTTTTTATTTCATGGCCAAAATTTTCTTCCATACTTACCTATGccatttttctttcatcttgTTTAAGTTTCAAACGCCTTATTTATTTTACCGATTATTCAGGAAGTATTTAGGCTACTACTAAAGTTCAAAGTATATAAATAAAGATTTATGTCAAATTTGAGGGACATCGATATATTTAATTAACTCTTCATATAGTTTAGGAGTATTATCA carries:
- the LOC132634939 gene encoding osmotin-like protein OSML81, giving the protein MANLRSSFVFFLLAFVTYTHAATIEVRNNCPYTVWAASTPIGGGRRLNRGQTWVINAPRGTKMARIWGRTGCNFNAAGRGSCQTGDCGGVLQCTGWGKPPNTLAEYALDQFSNLDFWDISLVDGFNIPMTFAPTNPSGGKCHAIHCTANINGECPRALKVPGGCNNPCTTFGGQKYCCTQGPCGPTNESKFFKKRCPDAYSYPQDDPSSTFTCPSGSTNYRVVFCPNGVTGPNFPLEMPGSDEVAK